Genomic DNA from Pygocentrus nattereri isolate fPygNat1 chromosome 11, fPygNat1.pri, whole genome shotgun sequence:
GCTGAGAAAATAGGGTGGATCTTGGCAGAGAGCACAATGATTTTGATTGGCCATAATACAGTGACAGCAGTCATAGGAAACAAATCAACTTAAAAAATGCTGCTTGATGAACATTCCATCCCTGTCTGATTGGGGTAGGCCTGTGATGCCTATGACTATGACCCTAAGTAAGCTGCTGCATTATCAGATTGGTGCTGTTTACATATTAAGTCTCATGCATGGGAGAAAAAATCAAACTTAAAGCTTGTGAATTGAGGTCCATACCTCGGTATTCTTAAAGCTGGTTTCAGTCATGATGGTAGTAAATGGAAGAATGAAGGgatgtgaaaaaaatcaaacataatgAATAGGtaggtagcactgttgcctcacagcaagaagggcctgggtcgATTCGgccaggcaaccagggtccttcctgtgtggagtttgtatgttctccctgtgtatgtgtgtgtgattgtgtatgtctgactgtctgccctgcgatgggctggcgacctgtccagggtatgtCTTGCCTTCCGCCCGGTGGCCTCTGGGATGGGTTCCAGCTGCCCCCTCGcgaccctgagagagaagcggcttagaaaatgtgtgtgtgttttgcactTAACCTGTACAGGCCTGTTTTTAAAATGCCCAGCTTAATGTCTTTTACTCTGAtcaatttcaaattatttccCCAAGATTTAAAATCAAGTTGTGATTAGACCTCCTTGGAAAAGACTGTTTTTAAATATGCCAGGAATTTATCATTAAGTGGTGTGATATAGATTTATGTCTAAAAATATCCAGACTGCCCTACTGATTATACAGCTTGTGTAAATAGTGTTTTTGCTTATTGTGTTTGGgccattgttgtttttttgttaatcaCTGCACCAGACAgtgtttcattttactgtacaACCCTGTATTGGTATAATTACaataaattgaattgaattgaattaatttCCATTGAAAATCATCTCCAATAGAATGAGACACTGTGGAGTAGCCTAAGGTGCTTAGTGCTTAGTGCTAAGcattggctagaggggtataaagcccccagcattagcttgtgaagcagtggaaatgtgttttctggagCCATGGTGCTCCATTGAATACCTTTAAGGTAAGTTGCAATACTGTTTGTGATTCAGAACGAATCATCAGACATCAGTATGTGGTCTCACTAAAGCTTttgtggctaaatgcaatcaagtctcacagcaatgtttataGAATAGTCTGTTACTGCATataaagaaatgttggatgagcaggtgtctgcaAACCTATGGACATATAGTGTCCTTAGATACTGTTACCATAGGAAATGATCATATTTCAATATAGTAGGAAGGTTAAACCAGATAACTGATTATATTCTGATTACTAAGCATAAACCACAGACATTTGAGGCAAGAGCCTGTATTCAGACTGTAACCAGTCAGCAAGGTTCAGAAATTGTGCGGATAAAACTGAGAATAGTGGCTTTATTAACACAAGGCAGAGTCATAGTCCAAGTACAGGTGTAGGTCAAAACCAGGATTGATAGATGATCACAAATGTCATCATATCACAAGGCAAACAATATCCAGAGTGCAATACAAAAGACAAGGTCGAAATAGCAAGCCACACGGTTCAAAATTACCAATCCATAACCCAACAAAGGTACAAAAAGGGTCAGTCAAAAAGCAGAGTCGAAATCAGCATCAACAAACAGAGTATAGCAATCAGAATAAATGCTCATTAAGTTCTCTAAAGAAGCAATACCACGAGAACcctttctaaagaaccctttctaaagcccaggcttatatactACACTAAACTAGTCTTATGACAGGTGAGACCATTCAATATTCTGGTGACTGAGAGCACCGATAGGTGCAAGGCTGATCGTCACTGATCACATGATCACCGCTTGACTCCTGGGTAATGTAGTCCATGATGTGTCTTGAGAAATGTAATCCATAAGACTAGGAGAGTCCATACAAGGTGTGACACAGACCCAGACTATAAAAAGTTTTTATTGTAGAACATTCCAGAACAAAGTCAAGCATAAAGCAATATGGTTTTatggctggctttacatggtcaAAGTTTTATGCAAATAGTTACAGGTTGAGAGTAACATGCAGCAAAAGTTTCATGCAACTTAGAGTTAAGTTACACAAAGcaattcaaaaataaacaaagtggtcTGCAACATTAATTGTTCTTCTAACTAGCAAGATCACTAGTAATATTCTTGTATTATTATGcttatataaaatcatataaaatctgagatgtgttaaatatgtattatatttatgtCAAGAGAGTAACATGAATAAGTAGATCACTAAAGCAAGGCACCATGGCAGAACAAACACTGGGACAAGGAGCCTTCATGTGAACATTAAtattagctagccagctaactagCTAGGTAATCTAACTCAACAGCAATAAGCAACATTACTCTAATTTTTACATAATGTCCTGTTTGAAATCAATCACTTAAGATTATATCATGTGACATGGTTATATGGTACATTATCATTTAATATGTAGTATCACGATTGTTCTCTGGAAGCTTTCAGGGCCCAGAAACAGGAATCACTTCACAGGCTTTGTTCTTCCTCTTCACATATCTTACCCTCTTTCCCTCAGTGGTTGCGTGATCTTTTCTCCCTTCCCAGAACTTGGCCAGCTTACGCTCCATCTCAGCCCTTTGCCCTTCTGGAGAATGCAATGAATGTTGTTGTTACTGAAGCGCTATAGATTTCATACAATGCATTTGCTCAATGTAAAAGACCGCTGGTATGTATACAGTATATGCAGAAACCTCACCAAATCTTTTATGTAGAGAGTAATGGTCTGTTGAGCGATGTTTGCAGACTGAATGTTTCTTAGTTTCTCCACAGCACTGGTATCTTCCATTAGAGTACTCTTGCTCATGATTGATGATGGTCTCAAACTCATGCTCAAGGCAGTTGGCATTCACCTGGAACACTTCTTCTCTACAGTACCCTTTTCCATCGTCATCTTTTACACACTGTGACTTGCCCAGCAGTGTCCCATAGGCTTCATATAACTCTACAGTCAGGTGTTCATAGGAGACATCGATAGTGCCCAGCAGATGAGAAACCTCATGGATTAATGTTCCAGGCTTTGAGTCTATGTGCAGTATGTCGGGTGCACTCCAGAACATCTTACACAAATAAACTGTATGATCCTTTTCATATGGAGTGACATAGGCGAAGGTTTCTCTCATTTCAGGGTCTGTGTCCTCTTTGAAACTTACTCCATTAAGCTTTGTTAGAAGTTCCTGCAGAAACTCTTCGGTGGGAATGCAGCAGAAAGTGTAGGAGTCGACTGGCTCTGAACAAGTGTAGTAGAAGCTGACTGGAAAGCCATAACACTGTTTATCAATCGCATCCTGCACTATTTCAGATGCAGCCTTTTTTGCTTCCTCTGCAATCCTCTTCTTTTCCCCAACAAGATCAACAACAAAGTCGGACATCTTTTGTAAATGACCCTCTGAGTAAAGAGCTTCAGATGAGAACAATGCAGCTGTTGTCGTTCTGTCCTTTTGCTGTCTATGTACTTATGTAACATGAAAGTAAAAGTTAAACTTTCCATGACCACTAACATGCCTTGTTTGTTCTAGTTTAGCTGTAGTTACACAGTgtggacttttattttttttagatggAATCACGTGCTCTTACAGACTGTTGAGAAAAAAGAGTTATTACTCAACTTCACTCAGCTATTCCTGAACATGAAATCGATGCTATTAAACAGAAGAGCAGTAGCTTTGAACACGAGACCACAcaaaataacagcttcaacatGATTCAACTTtccaacacattaaaaaaagaaaacaggaacaACAAAACTTCCTACTTCTTCCCATGAACACTGGGTCCGGTTTCAAAGAAATGAAAGTGATCCATTTTCAAAGAATTCTGACTGCAGTAATGATTTTCTCAATACATCACTCTGACCTTCCCTGAGTTTCATTATGTGTGATAGGCTGATGGTAAAATATGTTGAAACATCAGTCAGCTGTAATCATTTGTTAAGCTACAGACCTGATGTTACTTGATATAATCTACAGATATTTATCATGTGACTACAATCTGCAGCATCTCAAAATTTAGGCAAATCAAAATTAAGGATGGTTTAATCTCATGTGTGCCCCTTTATCACTGCATTTGGTGCTGTCTTGGTTGAAATTAAGTGAAGTCacttggtatatatatatataaaactggtGTAGATATTATGTAATTAGCTTTAATTATTGGCAACATTTAACAGACTATTTCCAATAGCAATAATAGTGTTACTATTTTGGAAGTTTTTAAATTTCTTGgctttttgaaaaaaacaacTATTTGATTTGTTGGCCTCTCCTGCCTTATTTCTTTAACAGGgggcattcatttttttattgctttattgtaAAGATCACTTTACAGCAATTAGCTTCTAACTACCTGGCATCTCTCTGCAATCTCCACACGTATGTGCTGATTGCATAACGGCTCAGTTTAAACGATGCTAgtgtcctgtttttctgtaatgacCTGTTATTTTCCATTGTCCACTATTCTGTtgtgagaaacaaagaaagatcaGAATTAGTTATGAATCAACATTTATTAGTTATCATAATTGTATGTACACCAATGGTACAACACTTATTGATATGTATGAGCATACTTTTCTTCCACaggtatttatttttcttcaattctttgattattttttcactctccttttttgttttgaaaccttgaaacaaaagaaacatcacaaaaaagcaTGAGAGGAATTTAGGAACAGAACAGATGGGTCCAGAGGTGAAAGGTGAGATAGGTTATTCAATCTATTAATCAtgttttaaacttaaaaaaacaaaaaaacaaacatcatttatactgaacaaaatccatccatccatccatccatccatcatcttccgcttctccagggtttgggtcgtgggggcagcatcctgagcaatgaggcccagacctccctttccccagccacttccactagctccctgggagggattccgaggcgctcccaggccagctgggcgatatagtcacgccagcgtgtcctgggtcttcctcagggtctcctccccggtggacttgcctatgacacctcccaagggaggcatccaggaggcatcctaacaagattcCCGagccacctcaactggcttctctcaacgtggagaagcagcggctctactttgagtccctcccggatgaccgaacttctcatcctatctctaagggagagtccagccaccctacggaggaaactcatttcggccgcttgtattcgcgatctcgttctttcggtcattacccaaagctcatgaccataggtgagggtgggaacgtagatcgaccagtaaatcgagagccttgccttatggctcagctctttctttaccacaacagaccagtaaagagctggcccagcaccaatccgcctgtcaatctcccgctcccttgtaccatcactcgtgaacaagaccccgagatacttaaactcctccacttgaggcaagagctcatccccgacccagagagggctctccaccctttcccgcgtgagaaccatggcctcggatttggaggtactgatcctcatcctggccgtttcacactcggctgcaaaccgatccagtgacagctgaagttcacggcctgatgtccccaataggaccacatcatctgcaaacagcagcgatgtgaccctgaggtcaccaaaccagacaccctccatcccctgactgcgcctagaaattctatccataaaaaatatgaatagaatcggtgacaaagggcagccctgacagagtccaactctcactgggaacaagtctgacttactgccggccatgcgaaccaaactcctgctttgtttgtacagggcctgaatggctcgtagcaaagagccatgtaccccgtactcccgaagcacctcccacagaataccccggggaacacagtcgaatgccttctccaaatccacaaagcacatgtggactggttgggcaaactcccatgaaccctccagaatcctggagagggtaaagagttggtccagtgttccacgaccagggcggaacccgcactgctcctcttgaatccgagg
This window encodes:
- the LOC108428754 gene encoding uncharacterized protein LOC108428754, which translates into the protein MSDFVVDLVGEKKRIAEEAKKAASEIVQDAIDKQCYGFPVSFYYTCSEPVDSYTFCCIPTEEFLQELLTKLNGVSFKEDTDPEMRETFAYVTPYEKDHTVYLCKMFWSAPDILHIDSKPGTLIHEVSHLLGTIDVSYEHLTVELYEAYGTLLGKSQCVKDDDGKGYCREEVFQVNANCLEHEFETIINHEQEYSNGRYQCCGETKKHSVCKHRSTDHYSLHKRFEGQRAEMERKLAKFWEGRKDHATTEGKRVRYVKRKNKACEVIPVSGP